AAAAGAAGAGGCTGAAATTAGCGGAAAGATCTTACCAAACACCTATTTAGATATAGAAAATAAAAATCAGGATTAAATAATTAATCTTTTTAGTTTATATTTTAAATACATCTCACCCCTTATCGTGAAGCAGTTCCTTTTAATATAAGGGACTGCTTTAATTACACTTTCGTAATTTATTAGATAAAAGTGTTTGACGGGATAATATAGTTGTTGATATAATAAATTAACAGTTTTTGATTATTAAATTTGACTTTATATTTATCCTTTTGGGGGATTTTTAAAATGAAAAAGATTATAACCATATTATTAGCTGTTTTATTCAGCATGTCATTTTTGATTACTAATGCATGTTCTAAAAAAACAGATTATACTATAGGTATTCTGCAGCTAGCTGAACACCCTGCTTTGGATGCAGCAAACGAAGGATTTAGAACTGAACTTGACAAACTGATGAAAGAAGCAGGAAAGACTGTAAAATATAATAACAAAAATGCTCAAGGCAATATAGACAATTGTACCACGATAGCCAATACACATATTGCAAATAATGTTGATCTTATATTGGCAATAGCGACTCCTGCAGCACAGGCTGCGGTAGCAGCTTCTAATAATACAATACCTGTTTTGTTTACAGCAGTTACAGATGCTGTAGATGCTGGCTTGGTTCAAAGCAACGAAGAGCCAAAATATAAAGTAAGCGGAACTTCTGATCTCAATCCTGTAGAATTACAGATTAAGCTCATTAAAGAATTGGTACCCAATGTAAAAAAGATTGCCGCTATATATAATAAAGCTGAAAGAAATTCACAAATACAATATGAAATGGCTAAAGAAGTCTGCCAGAAAGAAGGAATCACATTAGTAGATAAAGCTATTAATGACATTAATGATTTGCAGATAACATTTGGTGGTCTGGAATCAGATATAGATGCTGTTTATATTCCTACTGATAATATGCTAGCCTCTTCCTCTGCTGCAGTTCATTCGGTTAATAAAGATACAAAAAAACTTCCTATTGTTTGCGGTGAAATAGGAATGAATGATCTTTGCGGCGTGGCAACATACGGTATAGATTATTATAAGCTAGGTGAGCAAACTGCTCGTATGGCATTCAAGGTTTTAGTAGAAGGCCAAGATATTACCAAAATGCCAGTGGAGCTTTTGGAAGAATATGTCTTCTCGGTTAATCAAACAGTTG
Above is a genomic segment from Clostridia bacterium containing:
- a CDS encoding ABC transporter substrate-binding protein produces the protein MKKIITILLAVLFSMSFLITNACSKKTDYTIGILQLAEHPALDAANEGFRTELDKLMKEAGKTVKYNNKNAQGNIDNCTTIANTHIANNVDLILAIATPAAQAAVAASNNTIPVLFTAVTDAVDAGLVQSNEEPKYKVSGTSDLNPVELQIKLIKELVPNVKKIAAIYNKAERNSQIQYEMAKEVCQKEGITLVDKAINDINDLQITFGGLESDIDAVYIPTDNMLASSSAAVHSVNKDTKKLPIVCGEIGMNDLCGVATYGIDYYKLGEQTARMAFKVLVEGQDITKMPVELLEEYVFSVNQTVANEINFTIPQSVLDRAK